One window of the Cuculus canorus isolate bCucCan1 chromosome 13, bCucCan1.pri, whole genome shotgun sequence genome contains the following:
- the GINS3 gene encoding DNA replication complex GINS protein PSF3: MAEAYFPVGPGLGAEENFLSLDDILMSQEKLPGRAETTLPRLAFALGQGAASGDSIPEGSKLEIPLWLAKGLHDSKRRIISVEPPKIYREAWRTVFSADANVVDLHKMGPYYYGFGSQLLNFDNPENPEIAQTILQTFISRFRRIMDSSQNAYNEDTSALVARLDELERALFRAGQKGLNDFQCWEKGQASQITASSLVQNYGKRKFTDMDD; the protein is encoded by the exons ATGGCTGAGGCGTATTTCCCGGTGGGCCCCGGACTGGGGGCCGAGGAGAATTTTTTGTCGCTGGACGACATCCTCATGTCGCAGGAGAAGCTGCCGGGCCGCGCCGAGACCACCTTGCCGCGCCTGGCCTTCGCGCTGGGCCAGGGGGCCGCCAGTGGAGACTCCATCCCCGAG GGATCAAAGCTGGAAATACCTCTGTGGCTTGCTAAAGGTCTACATGATAGCAAGAGAAGAATCATTTCTGTGGAGCCACCAAAGATTTACAGGGAAGCCTGGAGGACAGTGTTCAGCGCTGATGCCAATGTGGTTGATCTGCATAAGATGGGACCATATTACTATGGATTTGGCTCCCAGCTCCTGAATTTTGACAATCCAGAGAATCCTGAGATAGCTCAGACTATTCTGCAG ACGTTTATTAGCCGTTTTCGTCGTATCATGGACTCCTCTCAGAATGCCTACAATGAAGACACGTCAGCACTGGTGGCTCGGCTGGATGAATTGGAGCGAGCCTTATTTCGAGCTGGGCAGAAAGGGCTGAATGACTTCCAGTGCTGGGAAAAGGGACAGGCTTCACAAATCACGGCTTCCAGTCTGGTCCAGAATTATGGCAAAAGAAAGTTCACAGATATGGATGATTAA